Proteins from one Larimichthys crocea isolate SSNF chromosome XX, L_crocea_2.0, whole genome shotgun sequence genomic window:
- the LOC104928787 gene encoding poly [ADP-ribose] polymerase 11 isoform X2, which yields MPPRPWLKNIILTLDLAMLAIRSSEEESTEMEEMDTSEPNWCWFYLAECGVWHMFEIDPSAACSVTSAQIEQCYNRNQRGVMEFYTAKYTYRLDFSVMRQINVTTGKQRPIKRSLHSATGFRFICDNLALPVPCHWERINTDEPYQLIQLGRDTYEFKEVARLYERTMDHPIKSIQRIQNLDLWEFFCRKKTQLRKVKRTLDIEERMLFHGTGHSNIQAICTFNFDWRLTGSHGDVYGKGSYFARDAKYSSNFCHTTGKHNTTLQRHGLAPPIFASEPPYKSMFLARVLVGEYTVGHSMYCRPPSKDASFTNFYDSCVDDLANPKIYVIFDSNQIYPEYLIEFY from the exons ATGCCCCCGCGACCATGGCTTAAAAACATCATCTTGACGTTAG ATTTAGCTATGTTAGCCATCAGGTCGTCGGAGGAGGAGTCCactgagatggaggagatggacaCCTCGGAGCCAAACTGGTGCTGGTTCTACCTGGCCGAGTGTGGAGTGTGGCACATGTTTGAG ATCGATCCCAGTGCTGCCTGCTCCGTGACGAGCGCTCAGATTGAGCAGTGCTACAACAGAAACCAGCGAGGCGTCATGGAGTTCTACACAGCCAAGTACACATACAGACTGGACTTCTCAG TTATGCGGCAGATAAACGTAACGACAGGGAAGCAGCGGCCGATCAAACGCTCCCTCCACTCTGCGACTGGCTTCAG GTTCATTTGTGATAATCTTGCCTTGCCTGTTCCGTGTCACTGGGAGAGAATCAATACAGATGAGCCCTATCAG CTCATCCAGCTCGGAAGAGACACGTACGAGTTTAAAGAAGTCGCCAGACTGTACGAAAGGACGATGGATCATCCGATCAAATCCATCCAGAGGATTCAGAACCTGGACTTGTGGGAATTCTTCTGCAG GAAGAAAACACAGTTGCGAAAAGTCAAGCGCACATTGGATATTGAGGAACGAATGCTGTTTCATGGCACAGGACACAGCAACATACAAGCTATATGTACATTTAACTTTGACTGGCGGCTGACAGGAAGCCATGGTGATGTCTATGGCAAAG GGAGCTACTTTGCCCGGGATGCCAAATATTCCAGTAATTTCTGTCACACCACAGGGAAGCACAACACCACCCTGCAGAGACACGGACTCGCCCCGCCAATATTCGCTAGCGAGCCGCCCTACAAGTCCATGTTCCTGGCCAGAGTGCTTGTCGGAGAATACACAGTCGGCCATTCCATGTACTGCAGACCGCCCTCCAAGGATGCCAGCTTCACCAACTTTTATGACAGTTGTGTGGACGATCTGGCCAATCCAAAGATTTATGTCATTTTTGACAGCAATCAGATTTACCCAGAGTATCTGATTGAGTTCTACTGA
- the parp11 gene encoding poly [ADP-ribose] polymerase 11 isoform X1, translated as MDTSDTPWCWHYLADCGRWHRFEDEPDNPLRSEDIESHYKINSKAVLKVSSSSCDRHSDIDFSGICFGYVLIYLEIPMLTGLLCSHTAMLQTDLSTGKQRRIQRGFDCGRSCSCFSVAPVFWENVDPTCPYQLIPLKEVTPEYQCVAGYVKNDGLLRGSIVSISRIQNIDLWEIFCRKKKQLMRIHGVKELQERRLFHGTQIKNVDSICKYNFDVRLAGQNGHVYGKGVYFAKHASYANKYSRSSKDPLPLYGVETQIVQEATKIIFLARVVIGKSIVGHKNFLKPDNGSMENPHQSCVDDSNNPTIFVLFDPNQIYPEYLIQYSD; from the exons ATGGACACATCAGACACTCCATGGTGTTGGCATTATCTGGCAGACTGTGGAAGGTGGCACAGATTTGAG GATGAACCTGATAACCCCCTGAGGAGCGAGGATATCGAGTCCCACTACAAAATAAACTCCAAAGCGGTTTTAAAGGTGTCATCATCCAGCTGTGACAGACACAGTGACATCGATTTCTCAGGTATCTGTTTTGGTTATGTCCTCATTTACCTGGAAATACCTATGCTGACAGGACTTCTGTGTTCTCATACAGCAATGTTACAAACTGACCTCAGCAcaggaaagcagagaagaaTCCAACGGGGCTTTGACTGTGGGAGAAG CTGTTCCTGCTTCAGCGTTGCTCCTGTCTTCTGGGAGAATGTTGATCCCACTTGTCCATATCAG TTAATCCCTCTAAAAGAAGTCACTCCCGAGTATCAGTGCGTGGCAGGTTATGTGAAGAACGATGGGCTGCTGAGAGGTTCCATTGTATCAATCAGCAGGATACAGAACATTGACCTATGGGAAATCTTTTGCAG gaaaaagaaacagctaATGAGAATCCATGGCGTCAAAGAACTTCAGGAGCGACGACTGTTTCATGGAACCCAAATCAAAAACGTTGACAGCATTTGCAAGTATAACTTTGACGTACGGTTAGCTGGACAAAATGGCCACGTATATGGCAAAG GAGTATATTTTGCAAAGCATGCCTCGTATGCAAACAAATACAGCAGGAGCAGCAAGGATCCGTTGCCTCTGTATGGCGTGGAAACACAAATTGTACAAGAAGCAACCAAAATTATATTTCTGGCACGGGTGGTGATCGGAAAATCAATTGTTGGACACAAAAATTTCCTAAAACCTGATAATGGAAGTATGGAAAACCCTCACCAGAGCTGTGTGGATGATAGCAATAATCCAACCATTTTTGTTCTATTTGATCCAAATCAAATATATCCAGAGTACTTGATTCAGTACAGTGACTGA
- the LOC104928787 gene encoding poly [ADP-ribose] polymerase 11 isoform X1, with amino-acid sequence MPPRPWLKNIILTLDLAMLAIRSSEEESTEMEEMDTSEPNWCWFYLAECGVWHMFEIDPSAACSVTSAQIEQCYNRNQRGVMEFYTAKYTYRLDFSVMRQINVTTGKQRPIKRSLHSATGFRNTRFICDNLALPVPCHWERINTDEPYQLIQLGRDTYEFKEVARLYERTMDHPIKSIQRIQNLDLWEFFCRKKTQLRKVKRTLDIEERMLFHGTGHSNIQAICTFNFDWRLTGSHGDVYGKGSYFARDAKYSSNFCHTTGKHNTTLQRHGLAPPIFASEPPYKSMFLARVLVGEYTVGHSMYCRPPSKDASFTNFYDSCVDDLANPKIYVIFDSNQIYPEYLIEFY; translated from the exons ATGCCCCCGCGACCATGGCTTAAAAACATCATCTTGACGTTAG ATTTAGCTATGTTAGCCATCAGGTCGTCGGAGGAGGAGTCCactgagatggaggagatggacaCCTCGGAGCCAAACTGGTGCTGGTTCTACCTGGCCGAGTGTGGAGTGTGGCACATGTTTGAG ATCGATCCCAGTGCTGCCTGCTCCGTGACGAGCGCTCAGATTGAGCAGTGCTACAACAGAAACCAGCGAGGCGTCATGGAGTTCTACACAGCCAAGTACACATACAGACTGGACTTCTCAG TTATGCGGCAGATAAACGTAACGACAGGGAAGCAGCGGCCGATCAAACGCTCCCTCCACTCTGCGACTGGCTTCAG AAACACAAG GTTCATTTGTGATAATCTTGCCTTGCCTGTTCCGTGTCACTGGGAGAGAATCAATACAGATGAGCCCTATCAG CTCATCCAGCTCGGAAGAGACACGTACGAGTTTAAAGAAGTCGCCAGACTGTACGAAAGGACGATGGATCATCCGATCAAATCCATCCAGAGGATTCAGAACCTGGACTTGTGGGAATTCTTCTGCAG GAAGAAAACACAGTTGCGAAAAGTCAAGCGCACATTGGATATTGAGGAACGAATGCTGTTTCATGGCACAGGACACAGCAACATACAAGCTATATGTACATTTAACTTTGACTGGCGGCTGACAGGAAGCCATGGTGATGTCTATGGCAAAG GGAGCTACTTTGCCCGGGATGCCAAATATTCCAGTAATTTCTGTCACACCACAGGGAAGCACAACACCACCCTGCAGAGACACGGACTCGCCCCGCCAATATTCGCTAGCGAGCCGCCCTACAAGTCCATGTTCCTGGCCAGAGTGCTTGTCGGAGAATACACAGTCGGCCATTCCATGTACTGCAGACCGCCCTCCAAGGATGCCAGCTTCACCAACTTTTATGACAGTTGTGTGGACGATCTGGCCAATCCAAAGATTTATGTCATTTTTGACAGCAATCAGATTTACCCAGAGTATCTGATTGAGTTCTACTGA
- the parp11 gene encoding poly [ADP-ribose] polymerase 11 isoform X2, whose translation MDTSDTPWCWHYLADCGRWHRFEDEPDNPLRSEDIESHYKINSKAVLKVSSSSCDRHSDIDFSAMLQTDLSTGKQRRIQRGFDCGRSCSCFSVAPVFWENVDPTCPYQLIPLKEVTPEYQCVAGYVKNDGLLRGSIVSISRIQNIDLWEIFCRKKKQLMRIHGVKELQERRLFHGTQIKNVDSICKYNFDVRLAGQNGHVYGKGVYFAKHASYANKYSRSSKDPLPLYGVETQIVQEATKIIFLARVVIGKSIVGHKNFLKPDNGSMENPHQSCVDDSNNPTIFVLFDPNQIYPEYLIQYSD comes from the exons ATGGACACATCAGACACTCCATGGTGTTGGCATTATCTGGCAGACTGTGGAAGGTGGCACAGATTTGAG GATGAACCTGATAACCCCCTGAGGAGCGAGGATATCGAGTCCCACTACAAAATAAACTCCAAAGCGGTTTTAAAGGTGTCATCATCCAGCTGTGACAGACACAGTGACATCGATTTCTCAG CAATGTTACAAACTGACCTCAGCAcaggaaagcagagaagaaTCCAACGGGGCTTTGACTGTGGGAGAAG CTGTTCCTGCTTCAGCGTTGCTCCTGTCTTCTGGGAGAATGTTGATCCCACTTGTCCATATCAG TTAATCCCTCTAAAAGAAGTCACTCCCGAGTATCAGTGCGTGGCAGGTTATGTGAAGAACGATGGGCTGCTGAGAGGTTCCATTGTATCAATCAGCAGGATACAGAACATTGACCTATGGGAAATCTTTTGCAG gaaaaagaaacagctaATGAGAATCCATGGCGTCAAAGAACTTCAGGAGCGACGACTGTTTCATGGAACCCAAATCAAAAACGTTGACAGCATTTGCAAGTATAACTTTGACGTACGGTTAGCTGGACAAAATGGCCACGTATATGGCAAAG GAGTATATTTTGCAAAGCATGCCTCGTATGCAAACAAATACAGCAGGAGCAGCAAGGATCCGTTGCCTCTGTATGGCGTGGAAACACAAATTGTACAAGAAGCAACCAAAATTATATTTCTGGCACGGGTGGTGATCGGAAAATCAATTGTTGGACACAAAAATTTCCTAAAACCTGATAATGGAAGTATGGAAAACCCTCACCAGAGCTGTGTGGATGATAGCAATAATCCAACCATTTTTGTTCTATTTGATCCAAATCAAATATATCCAGAGTACTTGATTCAGTACAGTGACTGA